In Xanthomonas theicola, a single genomic region encodes these proteins:
- a CDS encoding RHS repeat domain-containing protein, with protein sequence MHYDGLDRLSAATSPRFGGDQTHRYTYDALDNITSSRLGGVRQHRYWYDASNRLTSVVDGNGATIAGLAYDVQGNLLKKNAQGYTFDYGNRLRAVPGKASYRYDGHGLRVNALDAAGAQLNAFYTRAGQLLYEERRGRGHAEYLYLAGSLLATRSNGNVTYQHTDALGSPVATTNAAGQVVDRTHYAPYGAAIGKTIDGIGYAGHAMNAGTGLVYMQQRYYDPAIPRFLSVDPVTADSATGGNFNRYWYANNNPYRFSDPDGREVVYVHRKGISEMDGKRYIVSLVMSPTTRGEMRQLEGSSETYYVVINNDVTPGYDPSTRTVNLNPSYGFKIRPSGQVQSPKVNGGHDISHAAEHDRVGDQALAKALERPINPDGSRGVSREKARATSAEQEIGKDLGEPTRKDYRDAGGSVKCNPKAASGCK encoded by the coding sequence ATGCACTATGACGGCCTGGACCGGCTGAGCGCGGCCACCTCGCCCCGCTTCGGCGGCGACCAGACCCATCGCTACACCTACGACGCGCTGGACAACATCACTTCCTCGCGGCTGGGAGGAGTGCGCCAGCACCGGTATTGGTACGACGCCAGCAACCGCCTGACCAGCGTGGTGGACGGCAACGGCGCGACGATCGCCGGGCTGGCCTACGACGTGCAGGGCAACCTGCTGAAGAAGAACGCGCAGGGCTACACGTTCGACTACGGCAATCGGTTGCGCGCGGTGCCGGGCAAGGCGTCCTACCGCTACGACGGCCACGGCTTGCGGGTGAACGCACTGGATGCCGCCGGCGCGCAGTTGAACGCGTTCTACACCCGGGCCGGGCAGCTGCTGTACGAAGAGCGCCGCGGCCGCGGCCATGCCGAGTACCTGTACCTGGCCGGCAGCCTGCTGGCCACGCGCAGCAACGGCAACGTGACCTACCAGCACACCGATGCACTCGGCAGCCCGGTGGCCACGACGAACGCGGCCGGCCAGGTCGTCGACCGCACCCACTACGCGCCCTACGGCGCGGCGATCGGCAAGACCATCGACGGCATCGGCTACGCCGGCCATGCGATGAACGCCGGCACCGGGCTGGTGTACATGCAGCAGCGGTATTACGATCCGGCAATACCGCGGTTCTTGTCGGTTGATCCGGTGACGGCGGACTCTGCGACTGGAGGGAATTTCAATCGGTATTGGTACGCCAACAACAATCCATATAGATTTTCTGATCCGGACGGCAGGGAAGTGGTCTATGTGCATCGAAAGGGTATTTCTGAGATGGATGGTAAAAGATATATCGTCTCTCTTGTTATGTCGCCGACTACGCGGGGTGAAATGCGGCAGCTAGAAGGGTCTAGCGAGACATATTACGTCGTTATTAACAATGACGTAACTCCTGGTTACGACCCAAGCACACGAACTGTTAATTTAAATCCATCATATGGCTTTAAGATCAGACCGTCAGGCCAAGTGCAATCGCCAAAAGTAAATGGTGGCCATGATATTAGCCACGCTGCTGAGCATGATCGTGTGGGTGATCAGGCGCTGGCAAAAGCATTGGAAAGGCCAATAAATCCAGATGGTTCTAGAGGAGTCAGCCGGGAAAAGGCCAGAGCCACCAGTGCTGAACAGGAAATTGGAAAAGATTTAGGCGAGCCCACTAGGAAGGATTATAGAGATGCTGGTGGTTCAGTAAAATGCAATCCTAAAGCTGCGTCAGGATGCAAATAA
- a CDS encoding RHS repeat domain-containing protein → MSIAPARGTHKARVLRRGCLRVGAVLLACATAPAWAQTYISMQSPADNTSFTAPATFTVLAEALDIVPVGEVALYQNGQVIARSSGAGQIATTVSNLAPGDYQFRATAVRLDKRTTQATPVQTIHVVAPGNLRPTVQLHAPVGAPFIGPATVTLTADASDPDGTVTRVEYSADGRPVGAAASAPYTVTWRNVGPGTHTIRAVATDNNGNTGSSQTVSLSIAQSVIRGNIDGLSGHADGRYVIGGWACSSGWAASIDVHLYVGGAAGTGTFATAARADLASEPAVASHCEASGTAYRFSIPISDALRTAYPEQAIFIHGLSPLGASHALLANSGKFLLPRMPPPLSQTRRYVYDAQQRLCKTIEPETGATVLGYDEVGNVLWSAAGLNLPDPAACDRDAAYTSGRRVDRRYDALGRLKQLRFPDRNGDQDWQYAADGVPLQIVTLNDGGAARVINRYVYNKRRLLTGESIEQPGWYTWSIGYGYDANGHLASQTYPTGLSVTYAPNALGQPTSVRDTAGGLYASGLQYAPHGALRQFTYGNGVVHTLESNARQMPLRVRDANVSAYEYRYDEVGNVTAIYDQQQGEGDTRGMHYDGLDRLSSATSPRFGGDQTHRYSYDALDNITSSRLGGVRQHRYWYDASNRLTSVVDGNGATIAGLAYDVQGNLLKKNAQGYTFDYGNRLRAVPGKASYRYDGHGLRVNALDAAGAQLNAFYTRAGQLLYEERRGRGHAEYLYLAGSLLATRSNGNVTYQHTDALGSPVATTNAAGQVVDRTHYAPYGAAIGKTIDGIGYTGHAMDAGTGLVYMQQRYYDPACGCFLSADPVAVNTVLGWNFNRYNYAANNPYKFKDPDGRDCKSKDGTTACTIPVTGSRIPTKISFPTPQGVSGSQDRASPAYHRYGVGTRHNKSDRSVQKAIANDPTPGQDRPATPTGTPNNATPGGARGLLARSGAVWGHDPGSPVKSYTAIDRNGHTWTINVTQPGHGLHFGYVLRGSVDSTAVSIGEGWAVPQVIPGLSEYINNVWISHNQKNIDDAK, encoded by the coding sequence ATGAGCATCGCCCCCGCACGAGGAACGCACAAGGCGCGCGTGCTGCGCAGAGGGTGCCTGCGGGTGGGCGCCGTTCTACTCGCATGCGCCACCGCGCCGGCGTGGGCCCAGACCTACATCAGCATGCAATCGCCGGCCGACAACACCAGTTTCACCGCGCCGGCGACCTTCACGGTTCTCGCCGAGGCACTGGACATCGTCCCGGTCGGCGAGGTCGCGCTTTATCAAAATGGCCAGGTGATTGCCCGCAGTTCCGGCGCCGGGCAGATCGCCACAACCGTGTCCAACCTCGCCCCGGGCGATTACCAGTTTCGGGCGACCGCCGTGCGGCTGGACAAGCGCACGACCCAGGCCACCCCGGTCCAGACCATCCATGTGGTGGCGCCGGGCAATCTGCGGCCGACGGTGCAGCTGCATGCACCCGTGGGCGCGCCCTTCATCGGCCCGGCCACCGTGACCTTGACCGCCGACGCCAGCGATCCCGATGGCACCGTGACGCGGGTGGAGTACTCCGCCGACGGCCGCCCGGTGGGCGCCGCGGCCTCCGCGCCCTACACGGTCACATGGCGCAATGTCGGGCCGGGAACCCACACCATTCGGGCGGTGGCCACCGACAACAACGGCAACACCGGGAGTTCCCAGACGGTATCGCTCTCCATCGCACAATCGGTCATCCGCGGCAACATCGACGGCTTGTCCGGCCACGCGGACGGGCGCTATGTCATCGGCGGCTGGGCATGCTCCAGCGGCTGGGCGGCTTCCATCGACGTCCACCTGTACGTGGGCGGCGCTGCGGGAACGGGCACGTTCGCCACCGCGGCCAGGGCCGACCTGGCCAGCGAACCCGCCGTTGCCTCGCACTGCGAGGCGAGCGGGACCGCGTATCGCTTCTCCATCCCGATCAGCGATGCGCTGCGCACCGCCTACCCGGAACAGGCGATCTTCATCCACGGGCTGTCGCCGCTTGGCGCATCGCACGCTCTGCTGGCCAATTCGGGCAAGTTCCTGCTGCCGCGGATGCCGCCGCCGCTGTCCCAGACGCGCCGCTACGTCTACGACGCCCAGCAACGGCTGTGCAAGACCATCGAGCCGGAAACCGGCGCAACCGTGCTCGGCTACGACGAGGTGGGCAACGTCCTGTGGTCGGCGGCCGGATTGAACCTGCCGGACCCTGCGGCCTGCGACCGCGATGCCGCCTACACCAGTGGCCGTCGCGTGGACCGCCGCTACGACGCCTTGGGCCGCCTGAAGCAACTCCGGTTCCCCGATCGCAACGGCGACCAGGACTGGCAGTATGCGGCGGACGGTGTTCCCCTGCAGATCGTCACGTTGAACGACGGCGGCGCGGCCCGGGTCATCAATCGCTACGTCTACAACAAGCGGCGCCTGTTGACGGGCGAGTCGATCGAACAGCCCGGCTGGTACACCTGGAGCATCGGCTATGGCTACGATGCCAACGGCCACCTGGCCAGCCAGACCTATCCGACCGGCCTCAGCGTGACCTACGCGCCCAATGCGCTGGGCCAACCGACCTCGGTCCGCGACACCGCCGGCGGCCTGTATGCCAGCGGCTTGCAGTACGCACCCCATGGCGCACTGCGGCAGTTCACCTATGGCAACGGCGTGGTGCACACCCTGGAGTCGAACGCGCGGCAGATGCCGCTGCGCGTGCGCGACGCCAACGTCAGCGCCTACGAGTACCGCTACGACGAGGTCGGCAACGTCACCGCGATCTACGATCAGCAGCAGGGCGAGGGCGATACCCGGGGCATGCACTATGACGGCCTGGACCGGCTGAGCTCGGCCACCTCGCCCCGCTTCGGCGGCGACCAGACCCATCGCTACAGCTACGACGCGCTGGACAACATCACCTCCTCGCGGCTGGGAGGGGTGCGCCAGCACCGGTATTGGTACGACGCCAGCAACCGCCTGACCAGCGTGGTGGACGGCAACGGCGCGACGATCGCCGGGCTGGCCTACGACGTGCAGGGCAACCTGCTGAAGAAGAACGCGCAGGGCTACACGTTCGACTACGGCAATCGGTTGCGCGCGGTGCCGGGCAAGGCGTCCTACCGCTACGACGGCCACGGCTTGCGGGTGAACGCACTGGATGCCGCCGGCGCGCAGTTGAACGCGTTCTACACCCGGGCCGGGCAGCTGCTGTACGAAGAGCGCCGCGGCCGCGGCCATGCCGAGTACCTGTACCTGGCCGGCAGCCTGCTGGCCACGCGCAGCAACGGCAACGTGACCTACCAGCACACCGATGCGCTCGGCAGCCCGGTGGCCACGACGAACGCGGCCGGCCAGGTCGTCGACCGCACCCACTACGCGCCCTACGGCGCGGCGATCGGCAAGACCATCGACGGCATCGGCTACACCGGCCATGCGATGGACGCCGGCACCGGGCTGGTGTACATGCAGCAGCGGTATTACGATCCCGCGTGTGGTTGCTTCCTCAGCGCCGATCCGGTAGCGGTGAATACAGTCCTCGGATGGAACTTCAACCGCTACAATTATGCTGCGAATAACCCTTATAAATTCAAAGATCCGGATGGTCGCGATTGCAAGTCAAAGGACGGGACAACTGCTTGCACGATTCCAGTTACAGGTAGCAGGATTCCTACGAAGATTTCATTTCCAACCCCGCAGGGTGTTTCCGGAAGTCAAGATCGTGCGAGTCCTGCCTATCATCGCTACGGTGTCGGTACTCGCCATAACAAATCTGATCGTTCTGTACAGAAGGCGATAGCGAATGATCCTACGCCGGGTCAGGATAGGCCGGCCACTCCGACAGGAACGCCCAACAATGCGACGCCTGGCGGTGCACGTGGCCTGTTGGCAAGGTCTGGCGCTGTATGGGGCCACGATCCAGGTAGCCCAGTTAAGAGCTATACCGCGATTGATCGCAATGGCCACACTTGGACCATCAATGTCACCCAGCCCGGACATGGGCTGCACTTTGGCTATGTATTACGCGGATCTGTGGATAGCACCGCCGTTTCTATCGGTGAAGGCTGGGCGGTTCCACAGGTCATCCCAGGATTGAGTGAGTACATCAACAATGTCTGGATTAGTCACAACCAAAAGAACATCGACGATGCAAAGTAA
- a CDS encoding RHS repeat domain-containing protein — MKKEFCCKSVCALRLPILAGMAQFAVVAAASAQSAIEPYVEYAKLVRATEQTAPLDDDLMGDSVSLFDGQTSFRNVDIQLKGNDALPVELARRLAVKPRPLGDFSKEYAGLGNWEIDVPSISGTFDAAYKWNTDVLNRPKARCSAVFYPTVRSGVNRREVWHGNSVHVPGRGDQEMLLLDGSPLAPTNGRAHLWTTSAMDAFECKGSTANGYPGEGFVMTTAAGTKYTFDVAVERGGSVIEKNQVRVPRTTVYLLASRIEDRLGNHVTYRYNGNGHPVSIASSDGRSISLDYDGERLVRASANGRVWSYHYDGNGQLATVVRPDQSRWQYQYGGSRVIVYEAWDAAIPPSCGGPEVASGQYSITVTHPSSAVGTFSFDHLRHYRSGVRLSNCQPRPAGPGETINHQLLLANFHEVFSLGTKTISGPGLPPAMTWKYGYEQKPYPLWGTSQPMAGLCPADTCPRSKTVSVLQPGGHYQTYEFGVLWGLNEGRLLAVRTVAADGTSVVREERNDFLQEEEVAGHAFPAKYGILPGGDEPSAAHVRPMIRKTMTQDGTSFVWQVATGCGSGRYCLDGLARPLRVERASSLGYSKTEDTAYFDQTNTWVLGKTASVAQTAPRSVPMYSASYGPTALPSEESVFGALKHKLQWNPDGTLAAFTDAKGATTALSGWKRGVPQRIQHPATADQLAGTAETATVDDNGWIRSSTDVNGTTSTFDYDTMGRMTLRTHAEGDTVSWNATTQALEQVPAQEYGIGAGHWRQTTSTGNHRKVAYLDAMWRPLLVLEYDASDQAGTQRFERFGYDAEGRTVFMSYPSSDSAAAAGTWTEHDALDRPTSVSQDSEWGLLVTRTAYLNGFKREITDPKGRKQRHWFQAYDTPTYDWPVRIDQPEGVSTSLLRDAFGKPETIHRGGPAG; from the coding sequence ATGAAAAAGGAATTTTGCTGCAAATCCGTGTGCGCCCTTCGCCTCCCGATCCTGGCCGGGATGGCGCAGTTCGCAGTCGTCGCTGCGGCATCGGCTCAAAGCGCGATCGAGCCCTATGTGGAATACGCGAAACTGGTCAGAGCGACGGAGCAGACCGCCCCTCTGGACGATGACCTGATGGGGGACAGCGTCAGCCTGTTCGATGGCCAGACCTCGTTCCGCAACGTCGATATCCAACTGAAAGGCAACGATGCATTGCCTGTGGAACTGGCACGCAGACTTGCCGTCAAACCCAGGCCGCTGGGCGACTTCTCCAAGGAATACGCCGGCTTGGGAAACTGGGAGATCGACGTTCCATCCATCAGCGGCACCTTCGATGCCGCCTACAAGTGGAATACGGACGTGCTGAACCGGCCGAAGGCACGCTGTTCGGCCGTGTTCTACCCCACGGTCAGGTCCGGCGTCAACAGGCGCGAGGTCTGGCACGGCAATTCGGTGCATGTGCCCGGCCGTGGCGACCAAGAGATGCTCCTGCTCGACGGTTCGCCCCTGGCCCCCACCAATGGGCGGGCGCATCTGTGGACCACGTCGGCAATGGACGCGTTCGAATGCAAAGGTTCGACGGCAAATGGCTACCCCGGCGAAGGTTTTGTCATGACGACCGCGGCCGGGACGAAATACACCTTCGACGTCGCGGTCGAACGCGGTGGCAGCGTGATTGAGAAGAACCAGGTCCGTGTGCCGCGGACGACCGTCTACCTGCTGGCCAGCCGGATCGAGGATCGGTTAGGCAACCATGTGACCTACCGCTACAACGGCAACGGCCATCCGGTATCGATCGCCTCGAGCGACGGCCGGTCGATTTCCTTGGACTATGACGGCGAACGATTGGTCCGCGCCTCGGCCAACGGCAGGGTGTGGAGCTACCACTACGATGGCAACGGACAACTCGCCACTGTGGTGCGGCCGGACCAGTCGCGCTGGCAATATCAATATGGCGGCAGCCGGGTCATCGTTTACGAGGCGTGGGATGCCGCGATCCCCCCCAGTTGCGGCGGCCCGGAGGTCGCCAGCGGGCAGTACTCGATCACGGTGACGCATCCGTCCTCCGCGGTGGGGACATTTTCGTTCGACCATCTGCGCCATTATCGAAGCGGCGTTCGCTTGAGCAACTGCCAGCCCCGCCCGGCGGGCCCAGGGGAAACCATCAATCACCAGTTGCTGCTCGCCAATTTCCACGAAGTCTTCAGCCTCGGAACCAAGACGATCAGCGGACCGGGGCTGCCGCCAGCGATGACCTGGAAGTATGGCTACGAGCAGAAGCCCTATCCGTTGTGGGGCACCAGTCAGCCTATGGCTGGACTATGCCCCGCCGACACCTGCCCTCGGTCCAAGACCGTCTCGGTGTTGCAGCCTGGCGGGCACTACCAAACCTATGAATTCGGCGTGCTCTGGGGGCTCAACGAGGGCAGGCTGCTGGCCGTCAGGACCGTGGCTGCCGACGGTACCAGCGTGGTACGGGAAGAGCGCAACGACTTCCTGCAGGAGGAAGAAGTGGCCGGACATGCCTTTCCGGCCAAGTACGGCATCCTGCCGGGCGGCGATGAACCATCCGCCGCGCATGTCCGTCCCATGATCAGGAAAACCATGACCCAGGATGGAACGTCTTTCGTGTGGCAGGTCGCCACTGGCTGCGGTTCCGGCCGCTATTGCCTGGATGGATTGGCCAGACCCCTCCGCGTGGAACGCGCCAGTTCGCTGGGCTACTCCAAAACCGAGGACACGGCTTATTTCGATCAAACCAATACGTGGGTGTTGGGCAAGACCGCATCGGTGGCGCAGACAGCGCCAAGATCGGTGCCCATGTACAGCGCTTCGTACGGCCCCACCGCCTTGCCGTCGGAGGAATCGGTTTTCGGCGCTTTGAAGCACAAGCTGCAGTGGAATCCCGACGGCACCCTGGCCGCGTTCACCGATGCCAAGGGCGCAACCACCGCCTTGTCCGGCTGGAAGCGCGGCGTGCCCCAGCGCATCCAGCATCCGGCGACGGCCGATCAACTGGCCGGCACGGCCGAGACCGCCACCGTCGACGATAACGGCTGGATCCGCTCTTCCACCGACGTCAATGGAACCACCAGCACGTTCGACTACGACACGATGGGGCGGATGACCCTGCGAACCCATGCCGAAGGCGACACCGTCTCATGGAACGCGACCACGCAGGCGCTGGAGCAGGTTCCGGCGCAGGAATACGGCATCGGTGCCGGGCATTGGCGACAGACCACCAGCACCGGCAACCATCGCAAAGTCGCTTATCTGGATGCCATGTGGCGGCCGTTGCTGGTGCTCGAATACGACGCATCCGATCAGGCGGGGACCCAGCGCTTCGAGCGGTTCGGCTACGACGCCGAAGGCAGGACGGTGTTCATGTCCTACCCGTCCAGCGACAGCGCCGCCGCCGCCGGAACCTGGACCGAGCATGACGCGCTGGACCGCCCCACGTCGGTATCGCAGGATTCCGAATGGGGCCTGCTGGTCACCCGAACCGCCTACTTGAACGGCTTCAAGCGCGAAATCACCGATCCGAAGGGCCGCAAGCAGAGGCACTGGTTCCAGGCCTACGACACACCGACCTACGACTGGCCGGTGCGCATCGATCAGCCGGAGGGGGTCTCCACCAGCCTCCTCAGGGACGCGTTCGGCAAACCCGAAACGATCCATCGAGGAGGGCCCGCAGGATGA
- the dnaG gene encoding DNA primase yields the protein MARIPDAFIDDLLARTDIVEVVGARVPLKRQGKEYAARCPFHDERSASFTVSPTKQFYHCFGCGAHGTAISFLMNYDRLEFLDAVDELAKRAGMEVPRDAQQRGAAQAAGDDHRDLYAALDAATKFFQRQLESSDKARGYLDGRGVDADNRVRFQIGYAPDGYSALKDALGTDERRHTLLERAGLFSKNDRGHVYDKFRDRVMFPIFDRRGRVIAFGGRVMDKDDGPKYLNSPETALFHKGRELYGLWQVRQANQKIERLIVVEGYMDVVSLFQFGVTQAVATLGTATTSEHAELLFRNAPDVFFCFDGDGAGRRAGWKALESVLPRMKDGRQAFFLFLPDGEDPDSIVRKEGADGFGARLQQATPLSQFFFDELSREVNLGTLDGKARLAERARPMLAQIPDGAFGDLMRQRLTEITGIGGAASAAAQPAKPPPRALRPTHKRSLVREAIMRLLHTPALALDLAPPYPFADLRLPGIALMIELLEIVHARPDISTGALLEHFHEREELAALQQLAVQEIPGEAASWRQELHDVVVQLERQTLQQRLEELQAKQRAQGLDETDKYELRELLKTRAALC from the coding sequence ATGGCCCGCATCCCCGACGCATTCATCGACGACCTGCTCGCCCGCACCGACATCGTCGAGGTGGTCGGCGCGCGCGTGCCGCTGAAGCGCCAGGGCAAGGAGTATGCGGCGCGCTGCCCGTTCCACGACGAGCGCTCGGCGTCGTTCACGGTGTCCCCGACCAAGCAGTTCTACCACTGCTTCGGCTGCGGCGCGCATGGCACCGCGATCAGCTTCCTGATGAACTACGACCGCCTGGAGTTCCTCGACGCGGTCGACGAACTGGCCAAGCGCGCCGGCATGGAAGTGCCGCGCGACGCGCAGCAGCGCGGCGCCGCGCAGGCCGCCGGCGACGACCACCGCGACCTGTACGCGGCGCTGGACGCAGCGACCAAGTTTTTCCAGCGCCAGCTCGAATCCAGCGACAAGGCGCGCGGCTATCTCGACGGCCGCGGCGTGGACGCGGACAACCGCGTGCGCTTCCAGATTGGCTATGCGCCGGACGGCTACAGCGCGCTGAAGGACGCGCTGGGCACCGACGAGCGCCGCCACACGCTGCTCGAGCGCGCCGGGCTGTTCTCCAAGAACGACCGCGGCCATGTCTACGACAAGTTCCGCGACCGGGTCATGTTCCCGATCTTCGACCGCCGCGGCCGGGTCATCGCCTTCGGCGGCCGGGTCATGGACAAGGACGACGGCCCCAAGTACCTCAACTCGCCGGAGACCGCACTGTTCCACAAGGGCCGCGAACTGTACGGCCTGTGGCAGGTGCGCCAGGCCAACCAGAAGATCGAGCGACTGATCGTGGTCGAGGGCTACATGGACGTGGTGTCGCTGTTTCAGTTCGGCGTCACCCAGGCGGTGGCGACGCTGGGCACCGCGACCACCTCCGAGCATGCCGAGCTGCTGTTCCGCAACGCGCCGGACGTGTTCTTCTGCTTCGACGGCGACGGCGCCGGCCGCCGCGCCGGCTGGAAGGCGCTGGAGTCGGTGCTGCCGCGGATGAAGGACGGGCGCCAGGCGTTCTTCCTGTTCCTGCCCGACGGCGAGGATCCGGACAGCATCGTGCGCAAGGAAGGCGCCGACGGCTTCGGCGCGCGCCTGCAGCAGGCCACGCCGCTGTCGCAGTTCTTCTTCGACGAACTCTCGCGCGAGGTCAACCTGGGCACGCTCGACGGCAAGGCGCGGCTGGCCGAACGCGCGCGGCCGATGCTGGCGCAGATCCCCGACGGCGCCTTCGGCGACCTGATGCGCCAGCGCCTGACCGAGATCACCGGCATCGGCGGCGCCGCGTCCGCCGCCGCGCAGCCGGCCAAACCGCCGCCGCGCGCGCTGCGGCCGACGCACAAGCGCAGCCTGGTGCGCGAGGCGATCATGCGCCTGCTGCACACACCCGCGCTGGCGCTGGACCTGGCCCCGCCCTACCCGTTCGCCGACCTGCGCCTGCCGGGCATCGCGCTGATGATCGAACTGCTGGAGATCGTGCACGCGCGCCCGGACATCAGCACCGGCGCGCTGCTCGAGCACTTCCACGAGCGCGAGGAACTAGCCGCGCTGCAGCAGCTGGCGGTGCAGGAGATTCCCGGCGAGGCCGCCAGTTGGCGCCAGGAACTGCACGACGTGGTGGTGCAGCTGGAGCGGCAGACCCTGCAGCAGCGGCTGGAGGAACTGCAGGCCAAGCAGCGCGCGCAGGGCCTGGACGAGACCGACAAGTACGAACTGCGCGAACTGCTGAAGACGCGCGCGGCATTGTGCTGA
- a CDS encoding YihY/virulence factor BrkB family protein — protein sequence MSLSLSPAHLHKHLDRLQQSLAAALLRRFVEIDVMSQAASLSFYALLSLAPLLVLLLWLTASLYPQAQQAFIEQIGQLAGHGAREVAQTIIDNAKNQPSIGSLAGLWSTLLLFVGATAVFAQLQNALNLIFRTDKQRLEGIVAWLKKRVFSFGVVFALGFLLLISMILTTVLQVAFARLPSLLPAVGYTSTLAIYILAFAVLYHYLPDRRVEWRQAVIGGAITACLFVAGRYAIGLYIATAAPGSAYGSMGALVILLVWIYYATVVFFVGALITAVIDERLRSRRKLAAAGIDASAIAAVPPQP from the coding sequence ATGTCCCTGTCGCTCTCCCCCGCCCATCTGCACAAACACCTCGACCGCCTGCAGCAGAGCCTGGCGGCGGCGTTGCTGCGGCGCTTCGTCGAAATCGACGTGATGAGCCAGGCCGCATCGCTGTCGTTCTACGCGCTGCTGTCGCTGGCGCCGCTGCTGGTGCTGCTGCTGTGGCTGACCGCCTCGCTGTATCCGCAGGCGCAGCAGGCCTTCATCGAGCAGATCGGGCAATTGGCCGGGCATGGCGCGCGCGAAGTGGCGCAGACCATCATCGACAACGCCAAGAACCAGCCCAGCATCGGCTCGCTGGCCGGGCTGTGGAGCACGCTGCTGCTGTTCGTCGGCGCCACCGCGGTGTTCGCGCAGTTGCAGAACGCGCTGAACCTGATCTTCCGCACCGACAAGCAGCGCCTGGAAGGCATCGTGGCGTGGCTGAAGAAGCGCGTGTTCTCCTTCGGCGTGGTGTTCGCGCTGGGCTTTTTGCTGCTGATCTCGATGATCCTCACCACGGTGCTGCAGGTCGCCTTCGCGCGCCTGCCGTCGCTGCTGCCGGCGGTGGGCTATACGTCGACGCTGGCGATCTACATCCTGGCCTTCGCCGTGCTCTACCACTACCTGCCGGACCGGCGCGTGGAGTGGCGCCAGGCGGTGATCGGCGGCGCCATCACCGCCTGCCTGTTCGTGGCCGGGCGCTATGCGATCGGCCTGTACATCGCCACCGCCGCGCCGGGCAGCGCCTACGGCTCGATGGGCGCGCTGGTGATCCTGCTGGTGTGGATCTACTACGCCACGGTGGTGTTCTTCGTCGGCGCGCTGATCACCGCGGTGATCGACGAACGCCTGCGCTCGCGGCGCAAGCTGGCCGCGGCCGGGATCGACGCCAGCGCGATCGCCGCGGTTCCGCCGCAGCCCTAG
- a CDS encoding GatB/YqeY domain-containing protein — protein sequence MPLKQQLTDDMKAAMKSGDKHSLGVIRLINAAIKQKEVDERVEMDDAAVLAAMDKMVKQRKDSVSQYEAAGREDLAAIEREEIVVIEHYLPAKLGEGEIVAAIQAAIAQTGASGPADMGKLMSALKPALAGKADMGQVSALVKQQLAG from the coding sequence ATGCCCCTCAAGCAGCAGCTCACCGACGACATGAAGGCCGCGATGAAGTCCGGCGACAAGCACAGCCTGGGCGTGATCCGGCTGATCAACGCCGCGATCAAGCAGAAGGAAGTGGACGAGCGCGTGGAGATGGACGACGCCGCGGTGCTGGCGGCGATGGACAAGATGGTCAAGCAGCGCAAGGACTCGGTGAGCCAGTACGAGGCGGCCGGCCGCGAGGACCTGGCGGCGATCGAGCGCGAGGAGATCGTGGTGATCGAACACTATCTGCCGGCCAAGCTCGGCGAGGGCGAGATCGTCGCCGCGATCCAGGCCGCGATCGCGCAGACCGGCGCCAGTGGCCCGGCCGACATGGGCAAGCTGATGAGCGCGCTGAAGCCGGCACTGGCCGGCAAGGCCGACATGGGCCAGGTTTCGGCGCTGGTCAAGCAGCAGCTAGCCGGCTGA
- the rpsU gene encoding 30S ribosomal protein S21: protein MPSVKVRENEPFEFALRRFKRTCEKAGVLAETRKREFYEKPTQERKRKAAAAVKRQLRRTSRDVTKRQRLY, encoded by the coding sequence ATGCCCAGCGTCAAAGTCCGCGAGAACGAGCCCTTCGAGTTTGCGCTCCGTCGCTTCAAGCGCACCTGCGAAAAGGCCGGCGTGCTGGCCGAAACCCGCAAGCGCGAGTTCTACGAAAAGCCGACCCAGGAACGCAAGCGCAAGGCCGCCGCCGCGGTGAAGCGGCAGCTGCGCCGCACGTCTCGCGACGTCACCAAGCGCCAGCGTCTGTACTGA